The sequence CCACGCACCACACGCGGAGCGCCGGGTGCTTGAGCCCTCTAACATGTTTGGGCACCAAAGCGCCTAAAAGAAGGCAgtgccgccagcgccacaTCCGCTGACTACGCGAGCTCTGTCGTATCATAGGATACTTATACTGtgtcgcagcggctgcgacggTAGAGAGTGAATGCCCCTCCCCGTCTCCCGCAACGAACTGGACTTCCCCTGTGGTCTCGCGAACGTTCCTTGCCCTGCCATGAAAGCACCCTGAGCAAAAACCGCTTCAGCCTGTTCCGACTCCCACGCTTTGAAACTCGACTGCCCCATTCGCAAGGCAGAACCTGCTCGCGAGGGTTGAGGGAACGCACCGCATCTCGGACAGACCTACGCATTACGAGGTAGCGGCAGACGGCCATGGGCATAAACAGCCGACTCGATCCGCAGTGATCTTGCGAAGCATCTGGGAACACGAATCACTCTTCGAATTCGGCAGCGCAGTGTCAGTCCCTCCTTAGCGTCCCCAGGTATCCCCAGGTAAAGAGCGTTTAAGGCACCAGGCGCCCCCTGCTTCGCTCAAACAGCCACGGCAATATGCGCGCCGCCATCCTTCCTAATACAGGGGGCCGTGAGCTACAGTTCCATTCAGTGCAGTATGGGAACCACCGACAGCAGCTGGCTGCACCGCTCAGCGACACCGGTTCTGCCAAATCATGTATCGGGTCGACTGAAGTCTGACACGCGTGAACCCGCTTTCTACTACATCAGACTTGCTCTCGCGTGATGGCCCACATACGGCGTGTGTTCACCAAAATGTGGTAGAGTGCCACCATTTTACAGCGTGGCTGTTTCGATAACTCCACGTCCATGCAATTACCGTCTGCGCAACTGAGACTGGCGGGCCGGTCGCTACGAGGGCCGAGTTAAGCCAGAACGTAGATATGAGCTCGACAAGAGATTTCCATTCTATTTCTTAATTCTCCGCATCTCAGATGTACGGCCGGCAAGCGTGCCGCAATAGGACGGGGAGGCGCAAATGAGACTATCTGAACTCAGCCGTCTGTGCGCGAGGTGTGGGGACTCCCTGCGACCTTTCGTTTCATCCCAGGGTGTGGGAGGTGAGGGGACAAAGGTGATCGCCAGCGCCTCAATAACTCTACTGCTTCACAAAAATCAAACAGATCGATTAACCCGTAAACACCCCTACAAGCTGAGCCTTAGTCTGTTAGGGGCGGGCGACGTCACGTGTGCCCCTCCGGTTCACGACAGGGAGATGACGACATCCTTTTGACAAAACAGATTATCCCACATCGGTGACGTCCTATGCACTTTGTTAAttttgaatatgaggatcgAGATGAATCCAAAGGTAGTGCGGAGATACTACACCGGAAGCAGGTAGAATTAGAGTGCAGACCTCTGGATGAACGAAGAACCAATTTTACGAACAGACAAGACCCGCGGAACACTGTGTGCAGCATTGCATCACGGCCAGTCAGGCCTTCTCTGCTGGTTCTTACATGCCATCTCTGTAATCCTAGCGAATCAAAACCCCTATCCCCCCTCCACGTTTGACCTGCCCggccctctcctcctcttgcaACCCAGCTCCTAATTTACATGCACTTCCTCCATCGACGCTGCTACGCCTCGACGCCTGTCGACATCGTATCCGTCATTCCACGTTCCCCAGGACGTTCCGTAGCCTCCGCCAAAGACGCCTGCTCTGGTTTCACCgactgcgtctcttcgcctgttTCTAATGGAGGCTGTATGGCGAAATGTCGCAGCGACCGCTCAACCTCCTTCTTTATCTGGCGAAACTGCTGAGTTCGCAGGGCACGCAAAGGCAGCAGCCGGAGCCCCTCGTCCTTTTGTAGGAACCACCGAATGAGGTCCTTGATTGCCTCTGGCGGATCCACAGTACACTCGCCAAAATGCAGGAACGTCGAAAGGCCAGAAAACTTATCAGGCTTCTCCTTGCACCAAAGCACGTACAGAGATAGACCGACTTGCCACGCGTCAAACGCCTGTACATAACGAACCCCTCCAAACTTGTCCTTCTCTGGGGGGAGGTACTCCTCTGTCGTTCCTACTTTCCTGACCGTTCCCAGCTTCTCACATGAGCCATAGTCACTGAGAAAGAGTCGCCCGTCACTCATGACTACGAAATTTCCTGGCTTGATGTCGACATGAACTAATCCCTGGTCGTGGAGGTTGGCCACCGTTTGAATGATGCCGATGCTCAGCTGCAAGCGTGCAGCGCGGCCGAGCTCACTCTCGCTGACAGTGGGAACTTCTTCAAATAATGTTGTTGTAAGCCGTTCCAGGTCAGTCTCTGCCTTCGGCATGACAAGAAACAAGTTGGGGACCCACCGTCTAGGCTGCGACATTCCCGCCCCGCACAGCTTGATCGCTGGAGCGTGTGCAACCTTCACAACGTCGGCGGCAACTAGGAGCCTTAGATGCAAGTGAGCATCCTCTGGCGTTTTCACACCTGGAAGCTGACGGTAGAAAAATGCTTCCTTCTGCACACTGGCTGGGATCGTTTCCGCAAGGACCCCGTCCTTGATAGCAGCCTTCAGAACAACCTCCTCATTGGTCTCTACGTCTCGTGCTAAGAACACGATGCCAAAGCCGCCTCTCCCGAGAGGCGGACCTCGCACAAACGTCCTGGAGCTTCCCGTAATTTCTGAGACAACATCTACCGGGGCATCAGGAGGAAAGAAGGTTGAAGACACGCAGTCGTCGAAAGCTCCGTGCTCCCATTTGATGTCTTGAGGCCGCCCGCCTATCCCGCGCAATTCAGCCAGTAGACGAGCGACAAGGGCATCTCCCGGCTCTTCCGGCTGGAATCTCACAACATCTGGCATGCCCCTCCACCAGTTGCGAatgcgcgtccgcagaccGGAAAAGTATGCTGGGAGTTTGCGCCGCAAAAGTGCTCCAGCACGGCGCATATGCTGGGCAATTTTTCCCGCCCACGTCGAGCGCCGTTTCGCGGGGACAGTgcctgcagactccgcgACTTCCCTATTTCTTTTCCCAAAGCCCAAACGGCGAGCCACTCTTTGCCAGCGCGTGGTGAGCTGGCCTGTTGCAGTACTTTGCGCATCCCCAGCAGTGTTCTTCTCGAGCCATGAGATGGCCCCTGGCTTGTCGTCATTTCTCTCTCCAGCGAGTTCAGCGTGCTTGCCGATGTCTTTCCAGTATCCGATTGGAAAGTCCTGCACTGGGGCATCCTGCAGTGCGCGTGAGTGAGTCTTCAAGTGCGAATTCACAAGGCCAGCCCCCCCACGCGTGAGGGTGACGAACGAGACAATTGTGATGCCTAGCCACAGGAGGGGAGCCGCGTGTCTGGGTGCGTTGGTACGCGTCATCATTATGCAGGCTCAGCGACAACACGTGCGTAGTAGCATAGGTGACTCCAATTGCATCGTGGCGAGAACTCAACTCGATCTGTTGTCGAAATGAAGTGAACAGTGGAGGGTGTCTCACAGGGCTGGTCGGCGGGGCTCGGAGTCTGTGACGCTAAAAAGGAGGAGCAAGCCGTCAGCTagcggcctcgcgtcgcttctgATGGTTTTTCGCGATCAACCAAGAcaacgcgcggctcgcggatCCACTGAGCGCAGCCCTCATGGCATTCGCCGTGGGGCAGGGATATAATGCAGTGATTCTGACCTGCCATCAAACACGCTGCCGAGGTTACCACCATGCGTAAGCGATAGTGACGGCCGGGGCGAGTGCCAGCGGTGCTTATGGTGTGTTGGCCCGTCTCGAGCTTTGATCGCACTAATACTCAGAAGCGGACGCCACAGCGCCGGGTAGCAGGCCTTGCCTGCTTACACGGAACTGCCGATCAGTCTTCAGGTCTAATTCTCCGAGACGAGATGGTCATCCGTCATGGTCGCGCAATGCTGATGTCTTGCGCACCGACACGTGGAGAACAGCATGCGCATGGCTTCAGTTGGTGCACCAGCAACGCAATGGCACTGCAAAAGCATTCGCTATACGAGTGCGACAGACGCATTCCAGCTCTTTTGTCTGGGCTTCCACAGAATCGCTATCCAAACGTGTGTAGCATGCTGGGGCATCGCAGTTCGCTGGATACCCGGCCTCAACAGGTGAGAACTCATTCTTCCAGTGCAAAAACTGCagggcgccagcgaagcaTAACGCCAAATCGGGATCACTTCTTAGCGTGGTAGAATATTGCGGTAGAGTGCCCCAGAGACCTCGCGTTTAGCCAAGTGGCGTCTCACCAGTGGGCATTCGATGTCCTGCTGTAGGGTGACTACGGTCGgcaacgcgcgcgcagcagagctgaatggttatatattttagacgctagCTTCCCGGttaaacatcccttttctctgAAACACACTCCCCGTCTTGCCGTTAGCATTTTCGAGCACAGgagggcagcagagaggcttttttttttcggtgcAGAAAACAGCCTAGATACTTTTTGAGGCACTACACAAATATGACGGTGAAACACTTGCAAAGGAGAATCTGTTTACCGCACACAAATGTCCCGACTGTCTGTGTTCGCTGCGCATTGACTGAAGTGTGAGAAGTCCTGCTTGACTTTCAAGATGTTCTCTCAGATTCTTTGgacgagacgcgggcgcaggtcGAGGACGGAGATGAACACCCGCCGCGTAGTTGAATATGCTCCAGCGAACCGCTCTGAAAAGGCTTCCGGAGGAAGTCTGATTGCGCCATACCCTGTGGAACAGAGTGACATAGCAGTCCTTGCGAGTACTCACATCTTGAATTCAtcgtccccccctccccggtCCCCGTGCTGCATGAATTTGTGTCGTGCCATCTtgaacgcagagacgcagtcCGTCGTTCCGACACCAGAACTACACACATCTACGCTAGACCTGCACCCATCTGACCATCGTCTCAATCTGTTGGTTCCACCTACGCGGAGTGGAAACTGGAAAGTGCGGATATAGTTCCTTCACTTAAAAAGAAATGCGCGAGTTGTGCTGCAGTGTTGACGCAGGGCGTTGTGGCGTACGTGGACATCGGCAATTTGCCTCTCTAAAGTTGCGCACGTGAAAGAGTTGTGCAGGCAGCTCTGGCTGACAGCGGGTGTGATCCTCTGAGGCAACGAGCCAGAAGGGAGGTTGTATCCGCGCTTCACGTCCTGGAACGCGGAGAGGAATGCCGCGCCGCTCATCTGCTGGTGACGCGACTGTGTAACGTCCACTATGAAGAACTCCAGGCATCCACACAAGGACACCAGCATTTTGGACCGGAATCTGAAGTAACCCCAAAGTGGCACGCTCCTGGATCTGAGTTGCGAGCGCCACTTCCGTGTAGAGCCCCGCCTTCGCAGGggagcggagggggggggggtggcgcAGTTGTGGGATCGTACAGTATAGATCAGCCGAAGCACTCGTGGAAGACCTCACTTATACAAGACATGCGCCTCAAGTGTACTCACAGCTGCATAAGAGAGGGCTAGTGCAGTATCGAGCCTTCTGCTATGGACCGTTATCGGATGTTATCACGGCTCGATCACTGCAGTGCCGGTACCcgagagcagcgaggcgttACATTCGCCCACTTGTGTGAGTGTTAAAAGGGAGCCTGTTTACGACTTTCTCGACCAGGCTCCTACCTTGGCATCACGGACCAGCGCCGCGGACCTTGGCGTACGGTGTGTAGACTGAGTGCTTTCTTAGGATGCCGTCAACTGTGCACTTACATGCTTTCGAGTTGCGTGTTTCACGGAATCGTCGTATGCATACCGGAGGGAGCCTCTTCTGTCCCAGTTTCTTCGTTTCTTAACGGGGTATCCTGATGGGAATGCCGCCGTGTTTGAATTGACTCCAACGACACGAGGCTGGCTGGTACCCACTCGTTTGGATTCATCGTCACTCGTTGGAGTCGCTCACTTTCTACGCCACATTCGTAATATTGAAACATAGTTGTGTCTATGGTTCAGATTCGCAAGTTCATCACAAATTATTTTTGATATAGACAACAGACACTTGGGTCCCCTCCTGTGCTTCGCTGGCTGGAAATAGAAGATCTTGGTTTCCAGTGGTTTCCCATACCAGTCACCTTGCTGTTGTGCACTTGTGAATTTCGGTGCTTCCGCCCTTGCCTCCTACTTTTCGCGCCCTATGTTCGTTCGTCTATACGACGGGATGTAGGGGAGATCTTTGGCGTGGACCTTCAGGTCAGCCTACGCAGAGGTGAGACTGTCTAGAAGTGCCGATATCTCCACGCGCGTCCTTTCCTCAAACCAAGCCGGTGCGTGATAGCTCGAAAATGCAGGCGGCCCGAAGCAAGTTGTCAAGTCTTGCTATTGCTCCGTTCGAACCTTTTCTGCGGAAACATGTGTAGagggcaggcgcctcctgtctGGTTGCTTCCGATGGAGGACTACGGGCGACACCAAGTGGAGGTACTCAGCGGGTCCGGGTAAATACTTTGTCTCAAGAGATCGCAGCTGCCTCAAATCCATGCATCTGCAGGTGGAGGTGGATCGCGCTCTAGAGGAAGATGCTGTCGACCCGTGTGTGGATTTCCGAAACTCCAGAGTGGGAGGGCGCAGCAAGGCGCGGGTACGCGCAGCGCGCATCGAACCCAGTGCACCAGGTTTTTTTCGAACGGAGCACATCATGTACACACAGCTTAGCTGCAGCATCGAGGATGTCAGTTTTCTTGATTTTGTTCACATGATGGATAAATCCAAGTGACGACGCGCCTTTTCTCTGCATGTGAACGCTCGTGGAAAAAAATCGcatctgtttttctctcgctgagACTGTGGGGCTTGACAATATCAAGCAGGCGGAGCTGTCCACTCAGTCTCAGTTGGGAGCTTTGTGCAGTTTGGAAAGTCACATGCTCAAAAATCCGGGCCGATCTTTTGCCAAGCCTCGCTAGCAAGCCGAACACAAAATACGGCTCTCGCTTTGAGACAGAGTTGTTCCCTCCTTCGCCCGCGGAGCGTCCGACAAGATACGGATTTCGGGCGACATCGCCAGTGAGCGTAAACGTTCTAGGCACCAGCGGATCTGCAGTCCTCGTGAATGCAACTAGTCACATGCGCATTGTACTATCCTGCCCATCAGTAAGCCGGGCGGCGTCTTTCATTGGATGAAGAGTAGTGTGGTTATTGCTGGTTAGAGTATCAAGACTAAGATATGGTCTAGTCATGCTTGGTTTGCACGCCGTGGTATACACAAGGGCCGCTTCAAATTGAAAAAGAGGTCCATATTTCAGCAACGCTGTCTCTTATCGCTGGCGTCAAAAGTGCACGCAGCTGACGCAGGTTCAGGATCCGAGCTTGTTGTAGATCTGTTCTAATCGTTTCTGAGAAGCGCAGAATATTCGGTTCGCGCACTGGTTCCATTGGCTCGGCAATGCCCCAGCAAGGCAAGCACCAAACGTGGAGCGACGCATTCATTTTGTTCATGTCTCAAAGCGTAAATCAGCAGGCAGCGTCAAGCAACTTCCTCCCGCTTTTTCGTCACCCTTG comes from Besnoitia besnoiti strain Bb-Ger1 chromosome Unknown contig00035, whole genome shotgun sequence and encodes:
- a CDS encoding rhoptry protein ROP18 (encoded by transcript BESB_051150); this translates as MMTRTNAPRHAAPLLWLGITIVSFVTLTRGGAGLVNSHLKTHSRALQDAPVQDFPIGYWKDIGKHAELAGERNDDKPGAISWLEKNTAGDAQSTATGQLTTRWQRVARRLGFGKRNREVAESAGTVPAKRRSTWAGKIAQHMRRAGALLRRKLPAYFSGLRTRIRNWWRGMPDVVRFQPEEPGDALVARLLAELRGIGGRPQDIKWEHGAFDDCVSSTFFPPDAPVDVVSEITGSSRTFVRGPPLGRGGFGIVFLARDVETNEEVVLKAAIKDGVLAETIPASVQKEAFFYRQLPGVKTPEDAHLHLRLLVAADVVKVAHAPAIKLCGAGMSQPRRWVPNLFLVMPKAETDLERLTTTLFEEVPTVSESELGRAARLQLSIGIIQTVANLHDQGLVHVDIKPGNFVVMSDGRLFLSDYGSCEKLGTVRKVGTTEEYLPPEKDKFGGVRYVQAFDAWQVGLSLYVLWCKEKPDKFSGLSTFLHFGECTVDPPEAIKDLIRWFLQKDEGLRLLPLRALRTQQFRQIKKEVERSLRHFAIQPPLETGEETQSVKPEQASLAEATERPGERGMTDTMSTGVEA